In Mytilus edulis chromosome 3, xbMytEdul2.2, whole genome shotgun sequence, the genomic window TCTTTATACTTAAAGTATCACATCAATGTTGAAGGAAATACATAAATGGTTGTTCTTTGTTGAACAATTACTAAGTCTAAATATACAATGACAAAAGCAGGTGAAACAGAAGACAATTTAGTTACAAAGTCTCCTTTATATTTGATGGAAATAAAAACTGCATGGTTAAATATTAACAGTCTGTGCAAAAAAATATTATCCCTATTTAAAGCCTATACATAGTAAAAAGTAGGTTCAGAGTGAATAATCTAAATAATTGGAAGACAGATACATTGTTAGCATTGTCTTGAAATGTGCTTTCCTGCTAGAAGGTATAAAAGGTTTTTTTGCACAGACTGACTTTATATACACTGTAGTGTATAAGATGGTAAAAGGTTACTATTAAAAGGTAGTTAAGActaaaaatggaaataaaagtaTATGAGAATAATTTGGAAATGATTTACATATGGCATATTATTTATACAGTAActctttgaaaaagaaaaagacatatctttgaaataaatatataaaagaatgagCAGAAATTCTGTAGAAGTGAAACACATTCTATTGCACTCAGCATATAGTTGTGGGGTCAAATGTTAATATTCATGATGTGACAACTCATGGTACCTATTTTATGTAACATTTCCCATATTACATTTAGTTTATCAATTTTGAATGGTTTCTTTTCCTCTGCCTTATATAACGATCCAGATAAACATTAAACAGTAGTTATAAAATCGACTAAACATACCAAGTTGTAAAATTGACTAAACCAAGTTAGttctatttgttttatactgttgtGTTTTTTCccctttaaaaatgaaattatacaaATTTTTGAAAACACTATACCATATATTTACAGTTACTTATGAATACTGATATCCTCATGTTACTTaattatttgtgaaataaatCATACTGCAGTTTAAACATTTACAcacaaattaaaatcaaactatcAACTGTAAAGTATTTTTTAGTTAGTTTCTCTATATTTCACATTGGATAAATataaaatgactgtttttaaaTTCTGTTTATAGTGACACTCAGTTTTAACAAACATCAGATAAGTGTTTTTTTATTAACAGATTATATCGGAAGTGCAAAAATAAGTGagaaattaaatgatttttttcattgttgggtATATTCTTACTAGATTGCTGTTGACTTTGGTTACTTGAAATACATATATTCTGATAAGTAGTCataacataaagaaaaaaaagtaaaaccaatTTATCATACAAAATCATTTTGTTTTCAGAAAAAGATAGAAAACAGTAGATTTTAGTATTGTGTAAAATAAGTTTATAATGCTGCTTATGCAAAGGTTAAAAGTTCAAGAAagttcaaaacaaaaagtaaactCTGGCATACCACATTATATGCCTGGTATTTTAGGGGAGTTTTTTTACACTTTAGATTAAATCCAATGGTGAATTTAGAGGgacaaaaaaattatataaatatatattacaaataaaaggtttaatgcattaacaaataaataaaacaatagttATACTTTTATAGGATaattatttcattgataaatttccatttaaaaaaaacccaactttatAAATAGACATCATTTTCCTCTATAACTCATACAGAAACAATATATCACTATTGAAATTTCCACTGATAGAGAATTGACCAGTGTGCTTGAAATCCCCGTTTATGAAAATTGGTCAGTTTCTGAAATACGACCTGCATCTTGGACACAAGATTGAAATTTATAGACAAGACAAGAAacctaaacttttttttatttcctaaatTGTACATGTCAAAGATCCTTTAATTAAATCAAATGACATGAAATGAGCCtcataatgaaaatataattattcattATACAACTAATATAGGCTCTCATCGTGTGACAAGAAGTTTAACTGGAACAAAAGAAATCTTGCATACTTATCATACATTCACATACTAAAGGGATACTTTAAAGAAAGTGTCTTTTCTATATCCTTATTATAGTATTGAGTTTGTAGCACCAGTTCTTATGATTGGTCAGAAATTTAGGATAACAACTACAGATTACCAATATGCTTGACCTAACTTGAAAGACAATAAAACAGGTGTACCACAGAACTAATTTCAAACTAAAATTCCTTTTCTACAAaaattttgtatgatttttaacttAAACAGTCTGATAGATTCAATCACTTCACCTTTATAACAGTAACaaatttagttcatttttttcaaagcatATGTGAGATTCAAACATTATACCCATAATTTCctataaataaattcatttgataaaaagttTTGGGTTAACCAAACTATTGGCATACTTGGGaacaatttagattttttttaattttgtacttgAGTTTGTTTTATGCTTTGTTTTATCGAGTTTACCTTTGTATATGTATTCATTTCCATTGATATTTAGAACGAGGCTGTTTTCGTTAGTTGTATCCTTACTCTGATGACTAAGATCTAAAGATACGGTTTGGATGGATCAAATGTTAGATTTGACACCAGCATGTCCCAAGTAtatgttgttttctttctttgcAGATGCATCAACCCGTATAGAATTCTTGTTTACCTGAACAGTTTATTAACTTACATCCCTTACTAAATGTCTTTATTTTGTTTGGCCAATTCCTGGACTTATTGAGATTAAAGAGTAATAGGTTGAAACACTATCACTGCTCActattaatacattttattttgctAAAGGATGGACAtttattcttattattttatttcacttCCAGATTCATAAATAAACTTGTGGTAACATGAACAGACAGggaaaaatcaaaatagaattCTATAGACGACATACTctctaaaaaatgtaatattcacAACTTAGTATCAAATTATACAATCatggtttaaaaaataaattacagtTGAATGTaactatgaaaaataataatCTGTAACAACTTTCATTCAGTTAAAATATGAAACATCATAGATGCTGCTTGAGGCAAAATCGTGAAAACTTGTTCTTATCTGTTGCTGAGAACACTGAACACATCTTTATACTATGTCCTAATATTACATATCACAGACATTATCATCAACCTATCAACTCAAATTCATCATCTGTTTCACAACCTGTGCCATCCAATACAGCaaattctgaaaataaaatacgATAGGAATTATATAAATGGTGTAtgacaaataaaattacaataggAATTATATAAATGGTgtatgacaaaataaaataacaatagtaATTATATAAATGGTATACAGTGTAATCTGAGTATTCCATCGTCCTGCATTAAccaactcattttcatggtcccaaaatatgcttatcctttcagaaaaaaactgaGTAGtccgacaccctgcttaatccgacatttttttctggtccccTGCTGTGTCAgataacacaggttacactgtattaCAAAATACAGATAACAATAGGAATTATATAAATAgtgtattacaaaataaaataacaataggAATTATATCAATggtgttttacaaaataaaaaaaaaagtttgatagcATTCTGTTTTGTCaagatcaaaattaaaaaagaggGGGAGATAAGACATAACAAATTAGTTTAATCTGTGAATGTTtatgggcctgtcccaagtcaggaatcagTGGATGTTCAtaggcctgtcccaagtcaggaatcagTGAATGTTtatgggcctgtcccaagtcaggaatcagTGAATGTTTATGggccagtcccaagtcaggaatctgtgaATGTTtatgggcctgtcccaagtcaggaatcagTGGATGTTtatgggcctgtcccaagtcaggaatctgtgaATGTTtatgggcctgtcccaagtcaggaatctgtgaATGTTtatgggcctgtcccaagtcaggaatcagTGGATGTTTatgggatattttttttctttccaattTTCAGAATTTGTTATTGATGGCAAACCTTCTAAACTTGTTGACtgtaaataattatatttgttatttgtttaattattactTTTGTTAGTTTATTAAAGTTTACTTTAGAGTAGATTGTGCTGGAATCATATCGTAATTTGATGGTGGCTAGGAAGACCAAAGATGTTATAACAAATTGAATAGGATTACCTGAAGAAGAAGGGAATTTGCCACTGTATGGTTCATAGGGTGGCCAGTGTGGTGGTCTGTCTTGGTACAATTCAAACATTGGGGTTCGACTTTCACAGGTTATAAACTTTCTTATAGTTGTACATAAATCATCAAATTCTGATTCTGTTCCACAGTAAAATCCctgaaataaatacatgtaaaaattcTTATTCTATGCAGCCGTTCAACCCTGAAAATAGGTCAAGTACAAATTACTACAATAAAACCTCTCCAAATCTTTCTGAAATTTTTGAGTGTAATGCCAGAATTTGTTTTAATGAAGATTTCCACATtggaaattacaaaaagttttaaaaacatagTATCAAAATGATAGAACTCTACATTTATGAATTGATTTGCAGGATGTCATTACAAGACAAATTAGTTGCTAGTATTGAGGAATAATGCCAAATTAAGATATGTTTTGCTCTTCATCTCTAATCCAATCAGGTTATTGTTTTAGTGAATGTTGATGCTTTTAACAGTACCCGTTTTACATTAAATTACTTACAACTGCTATAGAAGGATCAAGTTCTAAAATATTCATCATACAAGGGTGAGGACAATGGAAGCTGTCATCGTTACTTAAGTGGTCATTTAGGTCTACAGATACTTGTGTAGTGTGTGGATCTAAGTATATCAACTTGTCTCCTGAAAAAACAGATACTTGTGTAGTGTGTGGATCTAACTtgaaaataatggtataattGTACCCCATGATGAAACtaatttgtacatatatttattcGTTTAATTTGAAGAATTGCTTTAGCCGTGTGATATGACTTTTGTTATCAACTGCTTCCGGTTTTTATCGCATGCTTTTCTATAACATTATCGCATTATATTTTGACGTCATttggcaaattccggaaaatacacctcaatgtttttttgtgtaaaacataacaaagttagataaaaaaaaaaattggaatcaGGAAACATGGgaaaatatattattgaaaaatgcaaaacaaaaataattataaacaacaagtgatttttttcaaagtttttgtctgtatgtcttctgctggagtatatgataaaaagaacatataTATCAGACCTCTTATCAGCTTTAGGTCATGGTTTCCCTCCAATTATACCTAGTGGGTAAAATGAATGAGGCCCTAATCTTGGACATGTACATACCTACGTAACCCACAAACCAATGAGCCTGATTTGGTTTACCTCCAATTATACCTACAGAGTGAGTAAAACTTAAACATTTCTGaaacaaaaaatttacaaaagttaTTCATATACAATCTATACAAATCTATATATATCAAACTTTGTATTTTATgcagtttatttttatatatactgtGTATTGTAATTGTATGTGCTTATGAATAACTTTTGGCataaacttaaaagtaaaaaaaatcatacacaaTTGATTAGTTGACAGACCTTTTTTTTGGGTAATTTTATTGACAGAACAGGGATTGTCTCTTGTTATCTTTCTATTTGATTAGGTAATGAACGTAAATATATTCAAACAGTACAACTGTTGTCAAATCTGATATCCTGATTTTTTGGCAAATATACATTTAGCCTGTAACATTTTAAAGAgagcaaaatgacaatttttcatgaaacatggatatacatgtaattgattttcttgatttgtaaagaaaagatATTTACAAGAATTGCATGGTATAGATTTCCATATTAAACCCATATGTTCTATTGTCAATGATGGCAACCATGTTGTTTGGGAAAATTAGGAAAATTCTGCAATTATTAATGATTCTATCTACTCCCTGTAAATATTGATACTGACCTTTAAACTTTCTATATAAACAGCATTTATATCTGTTAAACCAAGTCGCAACGGTAAAATCAATAATAAAGGTTTCCATTTTGAGGGATCAACATGACTAGATTTATTTTTGTCTTGTGGTTTTGCACGACTACTACATCCCGTAGCACCAGCTTTCATACTGTTCATTCCTAATATATCACAAGTTGTCTTCTCATAACCAGGTTTACATAAACATTCTGAAGGAAAGAATAAacttcaaaatttatttaatgttCATTAATGGTATGTTTGAACTTTTTCACAATTTCATCTAAAATGTCTATAAGTTGCTATGAgcacaaaaaatgtaaatacactGTTACTTAAGGATGTACAACTACCATTGTAAATCTGTCCAAAAATCTGGACATCTTAAATAAAAGACATTGACATGATAATAACTACCTTTTTTCTTCGTTATTTGTTTTTATGGTAAATGACCAAACTAATGAGTCAAGCCCTTTACAATTCATTTTTACAGTGTGTCTTACATAGTGTTGCTACACAACTATCCAGGTATTGAGTGCTCTCAATCATGTAAAACCCTACATATTTATTTTAGCCTGGCCCACATCAGTAACCAGTTATCTATAGGGTCACATTAGATTGCTGTCTGCCaattttttttggtatatttattgttttttctcttctgatttgttttctttcattctTAAGATACAAGAATGCTGTTAACAACTTTGATAATTATGAAAAATCTAATTCAATACATTACTTATATCATGTTCTATAATTGTGTTGTCCATAGCAACATGTATCACCAATGAACTCCATTCATCAAACACTactaattttctacaaaaaataaacataagaggcatttattaaaatttaaattttctaaaaaataaaaacaaatttgcaCAAAAAAGTTACTAAATTATGTTGTCTATAATCTATATAAACTTGT contains:
- the LOC139514701 gene encoding cysteine protease ATG4B-like, with protein sequence MDFLTEVSTFTYEAGPVNYDEFPPTEEPVYLMGTPYSTLYDLNELKLDFLSRIWLTYRKNFPAIGGTGPTLDTGWGCMLRCGQMMLAQALLNRHCGRDWRWTRKIYDEKYRKVLEMFLDKKNAYYSIHQIASMGVSEGKNIGQWFGPNTVAQVLKKLVVFDEWSSLVIHVAMDNTIIEHDIKCLCKPGYEKTTCDILGMNSMKAGATGCSSRAKPQDKNKSSHVDPSKWKPLLLILPLRLGLTDINAVYIESLKKCLSFTHSVGIIGGKPNQAHWFVGYVGDKLIYLDPHTTQVSVDLNDHLSNDDSFHCPHPCMMNILELDPSIAVGFYCGTESEFDDLCTTIRKFITCESRTPMFELYQDRPPHWPPYEPYSGKFPSSSEFAVLDGTGCETDDEFELIG